One genomic region from Haloterrigena gelatinilytica encodes:
- a CDS encoding universal stress protein, whose translation MTLLVPFDGSKLARKALEKAATFGDLLDEEVVVLTVIPDDADYARDRGWIAAGEPFDPEAIEAGIETRAMEVAPEATFQTERVSSDEPTATATNNVVRAIRRVAGEIGASVVFIGSENAGSVIAPQSSVGSPVANDQRYDVYVVREPGEGVDPEDITDIDSTVE comes from the coding sequence ATGACGCTACTCGTGCCCTTCGACGGGTCGAAACTGGCGAGAAAAGCGCTCGAGAAGGCCGCGACGTTCGGCGACCTGTTAGACGAGGAGGTCGTCGTCCTGACGGTGATCCCCGACGACGCCGACTACGCTCGAGACCGCGGCTGGATCGCCGCGGGGGAGCCGTTCGACCCGGAGGCCATCGAGGCGGGCATCGAGACGCGGGCGATGGAGGTCGCCCCGGAAGCGACGTTCCAGACCGAGCGCGTCAGTTCCGACGAACCGACCGCGACGGCGACGAACAACGTCGTCCGCGCGATCCGACGGGTCGCCGGCGAGATCGGCGCGTCGGTGGTCTTCATCGGGTCCGAAAACGCCGGCTCGGTGATCGCCCCGCAGTCGAGCGTCGGCAGCCCGGTCGCCAACGACCAGCGCTACGACGTCTACGTCGTCCGCGAGCCCGGCGAGGGCGTCGATCCCGAGGACATCACGGACATCGATTCGACCGTCGAGTGA
- a CDS encoding cation:proton antiporter codes for MLAASIPVEDPILIFGLAMTVFLVAPLVLDRYRLPGIIGVIVVGAAIGPNGLGILERGETIVLLGEVGIVYLMFVAGLEINLAQFIAYKDRSAVFGLLSFAIPQAVGTVVGYYALGLSVGAAALFAAIFASHTLLAYPIVSRLGIAKTESVTATIGGTIVTDTLALLVLAVVMAGEAGELGPTFWLSLTGKLALFFVGVWVLVPRLGEWFFRTVDQESYFEFLFVMAVLFGCAFLAELAGVEHIIGAFLAGLVLNRLIPESGPLMNRIEFVGNALFIPFFLLSVGMLVDVWVLTEGLETLVLAVAFVGLLFPTKYAAAWLTARLYGYSTDETMAMFGLSLGQAAAALAIVLIGYEAGLFGEAMLNAVVLMILVVSVISPAIVDRYGRSIARASERTAYDPRAAPQRIMVPFSRDSRYSERLLDLALLVREPDENQPLYSLSVARPGTDAEADVAELESVLEATEAYAAGAEVPLEPQTRVDANVASGIVRATLENRITTLVIGWDGAPRIQRVFGHVIDQVLLRTKQLVLVSHVRQPLNTTDEVVVVLPPGIEHNDGFSEAVHTVEHLAEQVGAPVRGLVVGGTPGKFERVFDLIEPDVSASFERVESWDALEDRLREDVDETSLIVPVSARRGTMGWDATLQTLPTTVAELTEGNFVVIYPAVGERGDDRQFLQFR; via the coding sequence ATGCTGGCGGCGTCGATCCCCGTCGAGGATCCGATTCTCATCTTCGGGCTGGCGATGACCGTCTTCCTGGTCGCGCCGCTGGTGCTCGACCGCTACCGGCTCCCCGGGATCATCGGCGTCATCGTCGTCGGCGCGGCGATCGGTCCCAACGGCCTCGGGATCCTCGAGCGCGGGGAGACGATCGTGCTGCTGGGCGAGGTCGGAATCGTCTACCTGATGTTCGTCGCGGGCCTCGAGATCAACCTCGCCCAGTTCATCGCGTACAAGGACCGGAGCGCCGTCTTCGGCCTCCTTTCCTTCGCGATCCCGCAAGCGGTCGGGACCGTCGTCGGCTACTACGCCCTCGGGCTCTCCGTCGGCGCTGCGGCGCTGTTCGCCGCGATTTTCGCCTCGCACACGCTGCTGGCGTACCCGATCGTCAGTCGACTGGGAATCGCGAAGACGGAGAGCGTCACGGCGACGATCGGCGGGACGATCGTCACCGACACCCTCGCGTTGCTCGTCCTCGCGGTCGTCATGGCCGGCGAGGCGGGCGAGCTGGGCCCGACCTTCTGGCTCTCGCTGACGGGGAAGCTCGCGCTCTTCTTCGTCGGCGTCTGGGTGCTCGTCCCCCGGCTGGGCGAGTGGTTCTTCCGAACCGTCGACCAGGAGAGCTACTTCGAGTTCCTGTTCGTGATGGCCGTCCTCTTCGGCTGCGCCTTCCTCGCCGAACTCGCCGGCGTGGAACACATCATCGGCGCGTTTCTCGCGGGGCTGGTCCTCAACCGGCTGATCCCCGAGAGCGGCCCCCTGATGAACCGCATCGAGTTCGTCGGCAACGCCCTCTTCATCCCCTTCTTCCTGCTCTCCGTGGGGATGCTCGTCGACGTGTGGGTTCTGACCGAGGGCCTCGAGACGCTGGTGCTCGCCGTCGCGTTCGTCGGCCTCCTGTTCCCGACGAAGTACGCCGCGGCGTGGCTGACCGCGCGGCTGTACGGCTACTCGACCGACGAGACGATGGCGATGTTCGGACTCTCGCTGGGCCAGGCGGCCGCGGCGCTGGCCATCGTGCTCATCGGCTACGAGGCGGGACTGTTCGGCGAGGCGATGCTCAACGCCGTGGTGCTGATGATCCTCGTCGTCAGCGTGATCAGTCCCGCAATCGTCGACCGGTACGGACGGAGCATCGCCCGCGCGTCCGAACGCACCGCGTACGATCCGCGGGCCGCCCCGCAGCGGATCATGGTCCCCTTTTCGCGCGACTCCCGGTACAGCGAACGCCTGCTCGATCTCGCGCTGCTGGTGCGCGAACCCGACGAGAACCAGCCGCTGTACTCCCTGAGCGTCGCCCGGCCGGGAACCGACGCCGAGGCCGACGTCGCGGAACTCGAGTCGGTCCTCGAGGCGACAGAGGCCTACGCGGCCGGCGCCGAGGTGCCCCTCGAGCCGCAGACGCGCGTCGACGCCAACGTGGCCTCGGGAATCGTTCGAGCGACGCTCGAGAACCGGATCACGACGCTGGTCATCGGCTGGGACGGCGCGCCGCGCATCCAGCGCGTCTTCGGCCACGTGATCGATCAGGTGTTGCTCCGGACGAAACAACTCGTGCTGGTCTCGCACGTGCGACAGCCGCTGAACACCACTGACGAGGTCGTGGTCGTCCTCCCGCCGGGGATCGAACACAACGACGGGTTCTCCGAGGCGGTCCACACGGTCGAACACCTCGCGGAGCAGGTCGGCGCGCCGGTTCGCGGCCTCGTCGTCGGCGGTACTCCCGGGAAGTTCGAGCGCGTATTCGATCTGATCGAACCCGACGTGTCGGCGTCGTTCGAACGAGTCGAAAGCTGGGATGCCCTCGAGGACAGACTCCGCGAGGACGTCGACGAGACGTCGCTGATCGTTCCGGTGAGCGCCCGCCGGGGGACGATGGGCTGGGACGCGACGCTGCAGACGCTGCCGACGACCGTCGCCGAACTGACCGAGGGGAACTTCGTGGTGATCTATCCGGCCGTCGGCGAGCGGGGCGACGATCGGCAGTTCCTCCAGTTCCGGTGA
- the acs gene encoding acetate--CoA ligase, with product MVDRNGWRREHPVLTGSPRSPPSSFVEQANVSEPGIYEEFETEWPDCWERAAELLSWDESYDTVLEDGNAPFYEWFAGGRLNASYNCLDRHLEAGRKNHAAIRWEGKQGERRTYTYRDLYVEVNEFAAALRDLGVEEDDVVTIYLPMIPELPIAMLACARIGAPHSVVFAGLSADALVARMDAADSEYLLTCDGYYRRGDAFNQKSKADNAQLKLEQDVRTVVVDRLGEDLPHVLGDEEYDYHDLRAEFAGETVEPVSRDAEDMLFLMYTSGTTGEPKGVVHSTGGYLAHVAWTSHAVLDVKPEDTYWCAADIGWITGHSYIVYGPLALGTTSVMYEGTPDYPDRDRLWEIVDRNAVDVFYTAPTAIRAFMKWGEEYPAEHDLSSLRLLGSVGEPISPRPWNWYYEHIGNEECPVVDTWWQTETGAVTISTLPAIDDMKPGAAGPGLPGIDVRVVDGAGEPVDPGDTGYLTIARPWPGMARTLYDGDDRFRAEYWERFSDPEADEWHYFSGDAARIDEDGYVTVLGRVDDVINVSGRRLSTMEIESAITDVAGVAEAAVVGRSSETNGTDVYAYVSTEGGYDDETAVREAIVDNIEAAIGPIARPEAVVFTPELPKTRSGKIMRRLLEDVANGEELGDTSALRNPEIVGEIQAEIDGE from the coding sequence ATGGTCGATCGGAACGGGTGGAGACGGGAGCATCCCGTCCTCACCGGGTCGCCCCGAAGTCCTCCGTCGTCGTTCGTCGAGCAGGCGAACGTTTCGGAGCCGGGGATCTACGAGGAGTTCGAGACGGAGTGGCCGGACTGCTGGGAGCGGGCCGCCGAGTTGCTCTCGTGGGACGAGAGCTACGATACCGTCCTCGAGGACGGGAACGCGCCGTTCTACGAGTGGTTCGCCGGCGGCCGGCTGAACGCGTCGTACAACTGCCTCGATCGGCACCTCGAGGCGGGACGGAAGAACCACGCCGCGATCCGCTGGGAGGGCAAGCAGGGCGAGCGGCGGACCTACACCTATCGCGATCTGTACGTCGAGGTCAACGAGTTCGCCGCGGCGCTGCGCGATCTGGGCGTCGAGGAGGACGACGTGGTGACGATCTACCTCCCGATGATCCCGGAGCTGCCGATCGCAATGCTGGCCTGCGCCCGCATCGGCGCGCCCCACAGCGTCGTCTTCGCCGGGCTGTCGGCCGACGCGCTCGTCGCCCGGATGGACGCCGCCGACAGCGAGTACCTGCTGACCTGCGACGGCTACTACCGCCGCGGGGACGCCTTCAACCAGAAGAGCAAGGCCGACAACGCCCAGCTCAAACTCGAGCAGGACGTGCGGACGGTCGTCGTCGACCGGCTGGGCGAGGACCTCCCCCACGTCCTCGGCGACGAGGAGTACGACTACCACGACCTCCGCGCGGAGTTCGCCGGCGAGACCGTCGAGCCGGTCTCGCGGGACGCCGAGGACATGCTGTTCCTGATGTACACCTCGGGGACGACCGGCGAGCCGAAGGGCGTCGTCCACTCCACGGGCGGCTATCTCGCCCACGTCGCGTGGACGAGCCACGCCGTCTTGGACGTCAAACCCGAGGACACCTACTGGTGTGCCGCAGACATCGGCTGGATCACCGGCCACTCCTACATCGTCTACGGCCCGCTCGCGCTGGGGACGACCTCGGTCATGTACGAGGGGACGCCCGACTACCCCGACCGAGACCGGCTCTGGGAGATCGTCGACCGCAACGCCGTCGACGTCTTCTACACCGCGCCGACGGCGATCCGGGCGTTCATGAAGTGGGGCGAGGAGTACCCCGCGGAACACGATCTGTCGTCGCTGCGCCTGCTCGGCAGCGTCGGCGAACCGATCAGCCCGCGCCCGTGGAACTGGTACTACGAGCACATCGGCAACGAGGAGTGCCCGGTCGTCGACACCTGGTGGCAGACCGAGACCGGCGCCGTGACGATCTCGACGCTGCCCGCGATCGACGACATGAAACCCGGCGCGGCCGGGCCGGGGCTCCCGGGGATCGACGTCCGGGTCGTCGACGGCGCCGGCGAGCCGGTCGATCCGGGCGACACGGGCTATCTCACGATCGCCCGCCCGTGGCCGGGAATGGCCCGGACGCTGTACGACGGCGACGACCGCTTCCGCGCGGAGTACTGGGAGCGGTTCTCCGACCCGGAGGCCGACGAGTGGCACTACTTCAGCGGCGACGCCGCCAGAATCGACGAGGACGGCTACGTGACGGTCCTCGGCCGGGTCGACGACGTGATCAACGTCTCCGGCCGCCGGCTGAGCACGATGGAGATCGAGTCGGCGATCACCGACGTCGCCGGCGTCGCCGAGGCCGCCGTCGTCGGCCGCTCGAGCGAGACGAACGGCACCGACGTCTACGCCTACGTCAGCACCGAGGGCGGCTACGACGACGAGACCGCCGTCCGCGAGGCGATCGTCGACAACATCGAGGCGGCGATCGGACCGATCGCTCGGCCCGAGGCGGTCGTCTTCACGCCCGAACTTCCCAAGACGCGTTCGGGTAAGATCATGCGCCGCCTGCTCGAGGACGTCGCGAACGGCGAGGAACTCGGAGACACGAGCGCGCTTCGGAATCCCGAGATCGTCGGCGAGATCCAGGCGGAGATCGACGGCGAGTGA
- a CDS encoding bacterio-opsin activator domain-containing protein, whose protein sequence is MSLEGVDAAALERDEYEILLDAAETYREALVVRLCADVGLRPRELAELTVDDVEQVRIEPPRYLVRVPAVDGGDGRTAYLPTHVERELRRYARSNRLTTDDRILPVTARRLQMLVSDVADRAAELFNRPDLSDVSTSDLRRYFARRALVDRGVNPRAVKAAGGWRSFEALEPYLPEPTDTEIIDAFDALERPSGTGRDRDGPVVGDDSVIRLLLAASDRYALLRLDSDGYVERWNRSAAAMFGYRAGEIVGTHVSTFYTDEAVDEGVPDRVLATALEESGHEREGWRVAEDGSRFRATEVISPLRDDQGRHRGFAVFVRDVSPAHEELEELRARRDELERRYDVARSHRAVTRALLESTDHEEVEEKTCAALTAGGAYEYAWIERATHADRRTDRRTASGIDPDAVDRLVPEAWRDGEVESIDVDGEPSVSIGRGVSLAIDGDGGEEGDGGTDEIGALARIPLAYGDTVYGALSVATDADDAFDDEERRSLETIGQQVGYAIAAIRRRNLLLSDRVVELELECRDDDSFFVDASRRLGCRFELDSLVPVSETTQLYYLRLEGASPADVFDLAAEDPGIEDYRLVETDAEGWRVEFVVDSSCPIVTLTEYGTTVLEARFVGGTATITAECAVDADIRTILDGLRAVFPDSELVGKRETERNVRTAREFREGLEDRLTDRQEASLRAAYFGGYYDWPRESTAEEIADAMGISSPTLHNHLRKGQHELLRTFFDDPGDESRGTD, encoded by the coding sequence ATGAGTCTCGAGGGGGTGGACGCGGCGGCGCTCGAGCGCGACGAGTACGAGATTCTCCTCGATGCCGCCGAGACGTATCGCGAGGCGCTGGTCGTGCGCCTCTGTGCCGACGTCGGTCTCCGGCCGCGGGAACTGGCCGAACTCACCGTCGACGACGTGGAGCAGGTCAGGATCGAGCCGCCCCGCTATCTGGTTCGGGTGCCGGCCGTCGACGGCGGTGACGGCCGAACGGCGTACCTGCCGACTCACGTCGAACGCGAGTTGCGACGCTACGCCCGGAGCAACAGACTGACGACCGACGATCGGATCCTCCCCGTCACGGCCCGCCGGCTCCAGATGCTCGTTTCGGACGTCGCGGACCGAGCCGCCGAACTGTTCAACCGCCCGGACCTGTCCGACGTCTCGACGAGCGATCTCCGCCGGTACTTCGCCCGTCGCGCGCTGGTCGATCGCGGCGTCAACCCGCGGGCCGTCAAGGCCGCCGGCGGCTGGCGGAGCTTCGAGGCCCTCGAGCCGTACCTCCCCGAACCGACCGACACCGAGATCATCGACGCCTTCGACGCCCTGGAACGGCCGTCCGGAACCGGCCGCGACCGCGACGGTCCCGTCGTCGGCGACGACAGCGTCATCCGGCTGCTGCTCGCTGCGAGCGACCGGTACGCGCTGTTGCGTCTCGACTCGGACGGCTACGTCGAGCGCTGGAACCGGAGCGCGGCCGCGATGTTCGGCTACCGAGCCGGCGAAATCGTCGGCACGCACGTCTCGACGTTCTACACCGACGAAGCGGTCGACGAGGGCGTCCCCGATCGGGTGCTCGCGACGGCCTTAGAGGAGTCGGGGCACGAACGCGAAGGGTGGCGCGTCGCCGAGGACGGGTCGCGGTTCCGCGCGACCGAGGTCATTTCGCCGCTGCGGGACGATCAGGGGCGACACCGCGGCTTCGCGGTCTTCGTCCGCGACGTCTCGCCGGCCCACGAGGAACTCGAGGAACTTCGCGCGCGCAGAGACGAACTCGAGCGCCGATACGACGTCGCTCGATCCCACCGGGCGGTGACGCGTGCGTTGCTGGAGTCGACCGATCACGAGGAGGTAGAGGAAAAGACCTGCGCCGCACTGACCGCCGGCGGCGCCTACGAGTACGCCTGGATCGAGCGGGCGACCCACGCGGACCGGCGGACGGACCGGCGCACCGCCAGCGGGATCGATCCGGACGCCGTCGACCGACTGGTCCCCGAGGCGTGGCGTGACGGCGAGGTCGAGTCGATCGACGTCGACGGGGAGCCGTCCGTCTCGATCGGACGAGGCGTCTCCCTCGCGATCGACGGCGACGGAGGGGAGGAGGGCGACGGTGGCACCGACGAGATCGGAGCCCTCGCGCGCATCCCGCTCGCGTACGGCGACACGGTCTACGGCGCCCTCTCGGTCGCGACCGACGCCGACGACGCGTTCGACGACGAGGAGCGACGCTCGCTCGAGACGATCGGCCAGCAGGTCGGCTACGCCATCGCGGCGATCCGGCGGCGGAATCTCCTGCTGTCCGATCGGGTCGTCGAACTCGAACTCGAGTGTCGCGACGACGATTCGTTCTTCGTCGACGCCTCGCGGCGGCTGGGCTGTCGGTTCGAGCTCGACTCGCTCGTCCCCGTCTCGGAGACGACGCAGCTGTACTACCTGCGCCTCGAGGGGGCGTCGCCGGCCGACGTCTTCGATCTCGCCGCGGAGGATCCCGGTATCGAAGACTACCGGCTGGTCGAGACCGACGCGGAGGGGTGGCGCGTCGAGTTCGTGGTCGATAGCTCGTGTCCGATCGTCACGCTCACCGAGTACGGCACTACCGTCCTCGAGGCGCGGTTCGTGGGCGGAACCGCGACGATCACGGCCGAATGCGCCGTCGACGCCGATATCCGGACGATCCTGGACGGGCTCCGCGCCGTCTTCCCCGACTCCGAGCTGGTCGGCAAACGCGAGACCGAACGGAACGTCCGGACCGCTCGCGAGTTCCGCGAGGGCCTCGAGGACCGGCTGACCGACCGTCAGGAGGCGTCGCTGCGGGCGGCCTACTTCGGCGGCTACTACGACTGGCCCCGGGAGAGCACGGCCGAGGAGATCGCCGACGCGATGGGAATCTCTTCGCCGACGCTGCACAACCACCTGCGGAAGGGCCAGCACGAACTCCTGCGGACCTTCTTCGACGATCCGGGCGACGAGTCTCGCGGGACCGACTGA
- the acs gene encoding acetate--CoA ligase: MSQEDANLEARLEEQETFEPSDSFVEQANVSDPGIYEEFEENWPECWERAADLLSWDEEYDTVLEDGNAPFYEWFTGGELNASYNCLDRHVEEGRGDSVAIEWEGELGETRTYTYSELLDEVEDFAATLRDLGVEEDDIVTLYMPMVPELPIAMLACARIGAPHSVVFAGFSADALATRMNSADSEFLVTCDGYYRRGDALDHLSKTNEGLEGVEHEVSDVVVVDRLGEDLDHDLADNQHDYDELVADHEGSSVEPVTRDAEDMLFLMYTSGTTGQPKGVKHTTGGYLAYTAWTSHAVLDIEADDTYWCSADIGWITGHSYIVYGPLALGTTSVMYEGTPDYPDKDRLWEIVEKNEVDIFYTAPTAIRAFMKWGSEYTENHDLSSLRLLGTVGEPINPRAWKWYYKHIGNEECPIVDTWWQTETGGMMITTLPAINEMKPGSAGPPLPGIDAQVVDANGEEVDAGQAGYVTVNNPWPGMLRTLYQNDERFIEEYWEEYSDADADEWVYFPEDGAKIDEDDYITILGRVDDVINVSGHRLGTMEIESAVVGVEGIAEAAVVGGDHDVKGEAVYVYAIPEDGYEDRHAELEEKAMEAVLDSIGPIARPEEIVFTPELPKTRSGKIMRRLLENIASGDELGDTSTLRNPEVVDEIADQVTGD; encoded by the coding sequence ATGTCACAGGAGGATGCCAACCTCGAGGCGCGACTCGAGGAACAGGAGACGTTCGAACCCTCCGACTCGTTCGTCGAGCAGGCGAACGTCTCGGATCCGGGGATCTACGAGGAGTTCGAGGAGAACTGGCCGGAGTGCTGGGAACGGGCGGCCGATCTCCTCTCGTGGGACGAGGAGTACGATACCGTCCTCGAGGACGGGAACGCGCCCTTTTACGAGTGGTTCACCGGCGGCGAGCTGAACGCGTCGTACAACTGCCTCGACCGACACGTCGAGGAGGGCCGCGGCGACAGCGTCGCCATCGAGTGGGAAGGGGAACTCGGCGAGACGCGAACCTACACCTACAGCGAGTTGCTGGACGAGGTCGAAGACTTCGCTGCGACACTGCGCGACCTCGGCGTCGAGGAAGACGACATCGTCACGCTGTACATGCCGATGGTTCCGGAGCTGCCGATCGCGATGCTGGCCTGCGCCCGCATCGGCGCACCGCACAGCGTCGTCTTCGCCGGCTTCTCGGCGGACGCGCTGGCGACGCGGATGAACTCGGCCGACAGCGAGTTCCTCGTCACCTGCGACGGCTACTACCGCCGCGGTGACGCGCTCGATCACCTCTCGAAGACCAACGAGGGCCTCGAGGGCGTCGAGCACGAGGTCTCCGACGTCGTCGTCGTCGACCGACTGGGCGAGGACCTCGACCACGACCTCGCGGACAACCAGCACGACTACGACGAACTCGTCGCCGACCACGAGGGATCGTCGGTCGAGCCCGTAACCCGCGACGCCGAGGACATGCTGTTCCTGATGTATACCTCGGGGACGACGGGTCAGCCCAAGGGCGTCAAACACACCACCGGCGGCTACCTCGCCTACACGGCCTGGACCTCCCACGCCGTACTGGACATCGAGGCCGACGACACCTACTGGTGCTCGGCTGACATCGGCTGGATCACGGGCCACTCCTACATCGTCTACGGTCCGCTCGCGCTGGGGACGACCTCGGTCATGTACGAGGGCACGCCGGACTATCCGGACAAGGACCGGCTGTGGGAGATCGTCGAGAAGAACGAGGTCGACATCTTCTACACCGCGCCGACGGCGATCCGCGCGTTCATGAAGTGGGGCTCCGAGTACACCGAGAACCACGACCTCTCCTCGCTGCGCCTGCTCGGCACCGTCGGGGAGCCGATCAACCCGCGGGCCTGGAAGTGGTACTACAAGCACATCGGCAACGAGGAGTGTCCGATCGTCGACACCTGGTGGCAGACCGAGACCGGCGGGATGATGATCACGACGCTACCCGCGATCAACGAGATGAAACCCGGCTCGGCCGGGCCGCCGCTGCCGGGCATCGACGCGCAGGTCGTCGACGCGAACGGCGAGGAGGTCGACGCCGGACAGGCCGGCTACGTCACGGTCAACAACCCGTGGCCCGGCATGCTCCGGACGCTCTACCAGAACGACGAGCGGTTCATCGAGGAGTACTGGGAGGAGTACTCCGACGCCGACGCCGACGAGTGGGTCTACTTCCCCGAGGACGGCGCGAAGATCGACGAAGACGACTACATCACCATCCTGGGCCGAGTCGACGACGTGATCAACGTCTCCGGCCACCGGCTCGGGACCATGGAGATCGAATCGGCCGTCGTCGGCGTCGAGGGGATCGCCGAAGCCGCCGTCGTCGGCGGCGACCACGACGTCAAGGGCGAAGCCGTCTACGTCTACGCCATCCCCGAGGACGGCTACGAGGACCGCCACGCCGAACTCGAGGAGAAGGCCATGGAGGCCGTGCTCGACTCGATCGGTCCGATCGCCCGGCCCGAGGAGATCGTCTTCACGCCCGAACTCCCGAAGACGCGCTCGGGCAAGATCATGCGCCGCCTGCTCGAGAACATCGCCAGCGGCGACGAACTGGGTGACACCTCGACGCTCCGGAACCCGGAGGTCGTCGACGAGATCGCCGACCAGGTCACGGGCGACTAA
- a CDS encoding DUF4212 domain-containing protein, translating to MTDNNTHSADDESFETDGGVSDVEREKQIDYLDVEINLLKPATPFMRDHNRIILRGFAIWAVIVFGPITLTRLFPGVMTTTMPVLGFPFHYFLIAVGAPGGALLLSVWYVRKRDEIDEKYDIEQIAATDLERTDTGSQEPAATDGGLDQ from the coding sequence ATGACAGATAATAACACGCACTCAGCGGACGACGAATCGTTCGAGACAGACGGTGGCGTTTCGGACGTCGAACGCGAGAAGCAGATCGACTATTTGGACGTAGAGATCAACCTGCTGAAACCGGCGACGCCGTTCATGCGCGATCACAACAGGATCATCCTACGGGGGTTTGCGATCTGGGCGGTCATCGTTTTCGGGCCGATCACGTTGACGCGGCTCTTCCCGGGCGTGATGACGACGACGATGCCGGTACTCGGCTTCCCGTTTCACTACTTCCTGATCGCGGTCGGTGCACCGGGCGGTGCGCTCTTGCTGTCGGTCTGGTACGTCCGCAAGCGCGACGAGATCGACGAGAAGTACGATATCGAACAGATCGCGGCGACCGATCTGGAACGGACCGACACCGGCAGCCAAGAGCCAGCGGCGACTGACGGAGGTCTCGACCAATGA
- a CDS encoding VC_2705 family sodium/solute symporter → MSGLGLAAIDGLAATGDALAALQVDVTPLQADEELLPEGLNIGFKPAPAIIVIAMMGLFLATGVFYKVADTADMWVAGRSIGNVENGMAIGANWMSAASYLGMAALIALSGVYGLAFVVGWTTGYFVLLIFLAAQMRRFGKYTAPDFVGDRFNSDAARAIAAITTFLIGFVYALGQARGMGLVGLYILGDPGIPGMSGYQGMMVIFMVITIVYLALSGMLGATKTMVIQYVILISAFLIGLLVTGYVSGYSTVLPQLEYGQLIGELSAEFSEPFAGGSYYLWIATAFSLIFGTCGLPHVLVRFYTVENERIARWSCTWGLFFICLLYLSAPAYAAFGTDLYSSEVGPAYGDPGMSAEAGDVIVVLATQLAGLPTWLVGFVAAGGIAAAIATTAGLFIAGSSAISHDIYANIINEDATQQQQVLVGRLSIIALGVLTIIFALDPTAPIAALVSFAFSLAAIVLFPMFFLGLWWENTNRPGALAGMISGLIVWLIPMFNEGHFGPGFDIEFLATWMPAIGSGLIGVPIVFAITIAVSLVTDEPPLETKQMVRQCHSPEPMPKDKTAADVVAERNGDGPTPADD, encoded by the coding sequence ATGAGCGGCCTCGGGTTGGCCGCGATCGATGGGCTCGCGGCGACGGGTGACGCACTCGCGGCGCTCCAGGTGGACGTCACGCCGCTCCAAGCGGACGAGGAGTTGCTCCCGGAGGGGCTGAACATCGGCTTCAAACCGGCCCCCGCGATCATCGTTATCGCCATGATGGGGCTGTTTCTGGCGACCGGAGTGTTCTACAAGGTCGCCGACACCGCCGACATGTGGGTCGCCGGTCGCTCGATCGGCAACGTCGAGAACGGCATGGCGATCGGCGCCAACTGGATGTCGGCCGCGTCCTACCTCGGAATGGCGGCGCTGATCGCGCTATCGGGGGTCTACGGGCTGGCGTTCGTCGTCGGCTGGACGACCGGCTACTTCGTCCTGCTCATCTTCCTGGCCGCGCAGATGCGCCGGTTCGGGAAGTACACCGCACCGGACTTCGTCGGCGACCGATTCAACTCCGACGCCGCCCGGGCGATCGCCGCGATCACGACGTTCCTGATCGGGTTCGTCTACGCGCTCGGCCAGGCCCGCGGGATGGGGCTGGTCGGCCTGTACATCCTCGGAGATCCCGGAATTCCGGGAATGAGCGGATACCAGGGAATGATGGTCATCTTCATGGTGATCACGATCGTGTACCTCGCGCTGTCGGGGATGCTCGGGGCGACCAAGACGATGGTCATCCAGTACGTCATCCTCATCAGCGCGTTCCTGATCGGGCTGCTGGTGACCGGCTACGTCAGCGGGTATTCGACGGTCCTGCCGCAACTCGAGTACGGCCAGCTGATCGGCGAACTCAGCGCCGAGTTCTCCGAGCCGTTCGCGGGCGGGAGCTACTACCTGTGGATCGCGACGGCGTTCAGCCTGATCTTCGGGACCTGCGGCCTACCGCACGTCCTGGTCCGGTTCTACACGGTCGAGAACGAGCGGATCGCCCGCTGGTCGTGCACCTGGGGGCTGTTCTTCATCTGCTTGCTGTACCTGTCGGCGCCCGCCTACGCCGCGTTCGGTACCGACCTCTACAGCAGCGAGGTTGGCCCGGCGTACGGCGATCCTGGTATGAGTGCGGAAGCCGGTGACGTCATCGTCGTGCTGGCGACGCAACTGGCCGGCCTACCGACGTGGCTCGTTGGCTTCGTCGCGGCGGGCGGCATCGCCGCAGCGATTGCGACGACTGCCGGGCTGTTCATCGCCGGTTCGTCGGCGATCTCCCACGACATCTACGCGAACATCATCAACGAGGACGCGACCCAGCAACAGCAGGTTCTGGTCGGTCGACTCAGCATCATCGCGCTGGGCGTGCTGACTATCATCTTCGCGCTGGACCCCACGGCTCCGATCGCCGCGCTGGTCTCATTCGCGTTCTCGCTGGCGGCCATCGTCCTGTTCCCGATGTTCTTCCTCGGACTGTGGTGGGAGAACACGAACCGACCGGGGGCGCTCGCCGGGATGATCTCCGGACTGATCGTCTGGCTCATTCCGATGTTCAACGAGGGCCACTTCGGTCCCGGCTTCGACATCGAATTCCTCGCGACGTGGATGCCCGCGATCGGCTCCGGCCTGATCGGCGTGCCGATCGTCTTCGCCATCACCATCGCCGTCTCGCTGGTCACGGACGAACCGCCGCTCGAAACGAAGCAGATGGTCCGGCAGTGTCACAGTCCGGAACCGATGCCGAAGGACAAGACGGCTGCCGACGTCGTCGCTGAGAGGAACGGCGATGGACCGACCCCTGCGGACGACTAA